A region of Sugiyamaella lignohabitans strain CBS 10342 chromosome A, complete sequence DNA encodes the following proteins:
- the ULS1 gene encoding translocase ULS1, producing MPPTASIHCGEDMSNMTVDKYSQDAAPDMISALKSAIYHMEAELRGPSLPGNKRVEIESTVKTLKQQLEGIQAGNHIIFSQERGEFQGLPQTQGPSVTRNQKWGDSQSQRSQSEGQSPYSSNTNSSGSISSSSSDMGPGLRSRNVPSLFGNAGRLARKDSASVPLSTSASPITSGTNSGNGSGRYADFYIGSTDTPNEFASPGTSAASTKSDSDTPVIDPSSLMSANGVDHRVRENAVDHGHEHIYRDRSLNFVPDASDIVEISDEDEGPLRVLHSRHIDVPSQATTIVDDDDEQEEDEDDDDIQFQSMSIKSDSEPPFVPRVHERSSSLFNSHSAGKKREYSPVENSIDLTGEDDDEGTPRKTSGASLNNLVTSIHRTLLYKFLSEDEYGDYMRNVVGSLTTTMSRLEAENVLELIGKKTFDYGTAIRRFEDKIRSVSQRIQHDELGAGSSADSARLASQMTQKGILEHSLRQYREKFAYVKQIFNSVVYNNVRNFRDVKSKLESTDNDMRSNVEAAYFQNFQTNAGPSRMNSASGTHFGVSAAHSRGNPPYGQVGLPGLNGVFQNLGPTQRNTERGASLFNQPRTSYESDTYGPPMSEKDLEDLINNIQQNEEVKPEDRIGTPPELSITLLEHQKVGLSWLQNKEDGRQKAGILADDMGLGKTIQVL from the coding sequence ATGCCCCCAACTGCTAGTATACACTGTGGAGAAGATATGTCGAATATGACGGTGGATAAATATTCACAGGATGCCGCTCCTGATATGATATCAGCTCTCAAAAGTGCCATCTATCATATGGAGGCGGAACTACGAGGCCCTTCCTTGCCCGGAAACAAAAGAGTAGAGATAGAGAGCACTGTCAAGACTTTAAAACAGCAGCTTGAAGGGATTCAAGCTGGTAATCATATTATATTTAGTCAGGAGCGAGGTGAATTTCAAGGACTACCTCAAACCCAAGGCCCGAGTGTAACTCGGAATCAAAAATGGGGTGACAGTCAGAGTCAGAGAAGTCAGAGTGAGGGCCAGAGCCCATATAGTTCTAATACCAACTCGTCGGGATCTAtctcatcctcttcatcgGATATGGGCCCTGGCCTTCGATCACGTAATGTACCAAGTTTATTTGGAAACGCTGGAAGATTGGCCAGGAAAGACAGTGCCTCTGTACCGTTAAGTACTTCAGCGAGTCCAATAACTAGTGGAACCAACTCTGGGAATGGTAGTGGTAGATATGCTGACTTTTATATCGGTAGCACTGACACACCCAATGAATTTGCATCTCCAGGAACCAGTGCTGCTTCAACCAAAAGTGACTCAGATACACCAGTTATTGATCCCAGTTCATTAATGAGTGCTAATGGAGTGGATCACCGGGTTAGAGAAAATGCTGTTGATCACGGACATGAacatatatatagagaCCGATCCTTGAACTTCGTACCCGATGCAAGCGATATAGTCGAAATCagtgatgaggatgaaggGCCGCTTAGAGTTTTACATTCTCGTCATATTGATGTGCCATCTCAAGCTACGACGATtgttgacgatgacgacgagcaggaggaggatgaagatgatgacgatatTCAATTCCAATCAATGTCGATTAAAAGTGATTCTGAACCCCCATTTGTACCTCGTGTTCACGAGCGGAGTTCTAGTTTGTTTAATTCTCACTCGGCTGGCAAAAAACGAGAATACTCGCCAGTGGAAAATTCTATTGATTTgactggtgaagatgatgacgagggtACCCCGAGAAAAACAAGTGGCGCGTCGCTCAATAATCTTGTGACTTCCATTCATCGAACTCTTCTTTACAAATTCCTgagtgaagatgaatatGGTGATTACATGAGAAATGTGGTTGGAAGTTTAACCACGACAATGTCACGTTTGGAGGCCGAAAATGTGCTCGAACTAATCGGAAAAAAGACTTTTGACTATGGGACGGCTATTAGACGATTTGAAGATAAAATAAGATCTGTTTCTCAAAGAATACAACATGATGAATTAGGGGCTGGTAGTAGTGCTGACTCCGCCAGGTTAGCTTCACAGATGACCCAGAAAGGAATTCTTGAACACAGTTTACGCCAATACCGAGAAAAATTTGCCTATGTTAAACAGATCTTCAACAGCGTCGTCTATAATAATGTGCGAAATTTTCGCGACGTGAAGTCTAAATTGGAAAGCACTGATAATGATATGCGGAGTAATGTGGAGGCTgcttattttcaaaatttcCAAACAAATGCGGGTCCATCTCGCATGAATTCGGCTTCTGGCACCCATTTTGGTGTGTCAGCGGCACATTCAAGAGGAAACCCTCCGTATGGACAAGTAGGACTTCCAGGATTAAATGGTGTATTTCAAAACCTGGGTCCAACGCAGCGAAATACTGAAAGAGGCGCTTCGCTATTTAATCAACCTCGTACAAGCTACGAATCTGATACATATGGCCCTCCAATGTCTGAAAAAGATCTTGAAGAcctaataaataatattcaaCAGAACGAAGAAGTCAAGCCAGAAGATAGGATAGGGACACCTCCTGAATTGTCCATCACTCTCCTGGAACATCAGAAAGTTGGCCTTTCTTGGCTACAGAACAAGGAAGATGGGAGGCAGAAAGCAGGTATTCTGGCTGATGATATGGGCCTCGGAAAGACCATCCAAGTATTGTAA
- the PDC1 gene encoding indolepyruvate decarboxylase 1 (Major of three pyruvate decarboxylase isozymes; key enzyme in alcoholic fermentation; decarboxylates pyruvate to acetaldehyde; involved in amino acid catabolism; subject to glucose-, ethanol-, and autoregulation; activated by phosphorylation in response to glucose levels; N-terminally propionylated in vivo; GO_component: GO:0005737 - cytoplasm [Evidence IEA,IEA]; GO_component: GO:0005737 - cytoplasm [Evidence IDA] [PMID 14562095]; GO_component: GO:0005829 - cytosol [Evidence IDA] [PMID 2665820]; GO_component: GO:0005634 - nucleus [Evidence IEA,IEA]; GO_component: GO:0005634 - nucleus [Evidence IDA] [PMID 14562095]; GO_component: GO:0005634 - nucleus [Evidence IDA] [PMID 16850348]; GO_function: GO:0047433 - branched-chain-2-oxoacid decarboxylase activity [Evidence IMP] [PMID 9546164]; GO_function: GO:0016831 - carboxy-lyase activity [Evidence IEA]; GO_function: GO:0003824 - catalytic activity [Evidence IEA,IEA]; GO_function: GO:0016829 - lyase activity [Evidence IEA]; GO_function: GO:0000287 - magnesium ion binding [Evidence IEA]; GO_function: GO:0046872 - metal ion binding [Evidence IEA]; GO_function: GO:0004737 - pyruvate decarboxylase activity [Evidence IEA]; GO_function: GO:0004737 - pyruvate decarboxylase activity [Evidence IDA] [PMID 23423327]; GO_function: GO:0004737 - pyruvate decarboxylase activity [Evidence IDA] [PMID 2404950]; GO_function: GO:0030976 - thiamine pyrophosphate binding [Evidence IEA]; GO_process: GO:0006559 - L-phenylalanine catabolic process [Evidence IEA]; GO_process: GO:0006559 - L-phenylalanine catabolic process [Evidence IGI] [PMID 12499363]; GO_process: GO:0000955 - amino acid catabolic process via Ehrlich pathway [Evidence IEA]; GO_process: GO:0000949 - aromatic amino acid family catabolic process to alcohol via Ehrlich pathway [Evidence IGI] [PMID 12499363]; GO_process: GO:0009083 - branched-chain amino acid catabolic process [Evidence IEA]; GO_process: GO:0019655 - glucose catabolic process to ethanol [Evidence IDA] [PMID 2404950]; GO_process: GO:0008152 - metabolic process [Evidence IEA]; GO_process: GO:0006090 - pyruvate metabolic process [Evidence IDA] [PMID 2404950]; GO_process: GO:0006569 - tryptophan catabolic process [Evidence IEA]; GO_process: GO:0006569 - tryptophan catabolic process [Evidence IGI] [PMID 12499363]): MTESTIPLALYLFNRIKQLGIEHILGVPGDFNLQLLDFIYKVPELKWVGCCNELNAAYAADGFGRIKGTGSIGNVSEPGPRLPGVLITTYGVGELSALNGVSGAFAETVPLLHIVGTTGRAIQEDHLLIHHVRPSVGLEPADHTIYMETSKPFSCAHEFLLEPKKAAHQIDRVITEVIKNSRPGYLYIPADMVHAKVPESLLHTPLDLSLKNSDVSLEDNIVDDILAAIYASKSPIILADIIAARFNLTDAIQELVETTQFWSFTTPLGKGLIDETSPKFVGVYNGSLSLPGVAEAVHDSDLVINFGPLLSDSNTGGLSREIKEENLIALHPLYVSVKGKLYKDIQFVPVVKKLLQRLDKTKLPVAGPKPKVKPLEDPPTTHISQEYLVKALSKFVRPKDTVVVESGTFQFAVPDADFKENTSFITQIFYSSIGYALPAALGAAIAARERNQGERIVLVEGDGSAQMTIQELGTMVRHKLPITIFLLNNDGYSIERAIWGPEQKYNDICPGWNWTQLLSVFGGKEGETVANYKVTSREEFETLLSDKNFNENTNKVQLVEVVLDAFDYPWLLKAQVQRMGPFNVKKGIEYAKKRNEI, translated from the coding sequence ATGACCGAATCCACGATCCCTCTTGCACTCTACCTATTCAATAGAATCAAACAGCTCGGCATTGAGCATATATTGGGTGTTCCAGGAGATTTCAACCTTCAGCTTTTGgattttatatataaggTCCCGGAATTGAAATGGGTTGGCTGCTGTAATGAATTAAATGCTGCCTATGCTGCAGATGGATTCGGTCGTATTAAAGGTACTGGTTCTATTGGGAATGTCTCTGAACCAGGACCCAGACTTCCTGGTGTACTCATTACTACCTATGGAGTTGGCGAACTTTCTGCATTGAATGGTGTTTCTGGTGCTTTTGCTGAAACAGTTCCTTTGCTCCATATTGTGGGTACAACTGGTCGTGCCATTCAGGAAGACCATCTTCTTATTCACCATGTTAGACCAAGTGTAGGACTGGAGCCTGCTGACCATACCATTTATATGGAGACATCCAAACCATTCTCATGTGCCCATGAGTTTCTACTTGAGCCTAAAAAAGCTGCTCACCAGATTGATCGGGTAATTACAGAAGTCATTAAGAACTCGAGACCAGGATATTTGTATATTCCAGCTGATATGGTTCACGCTAAAGTCCCCGAAAGTCTGCTACACACTCCTTTGGACTTATCTCTCAAAAACTCGGATGTATCTCTCGAGGATAATATTGTGGATGACATCCTGGCTGCTATTTATGCATCAAAGTCGCCTATTATTTTGGCAGatattattgctgctagATTCAATTTGACAGATGCTATTCAGGAGCTCGTTGAAACAACTCAGTTTTGGTCCTTTACCACTCCACTTGGTAAAGGTTTGATTGACGAGACTAGTCCAAAGTTTGTGGGGGTCTATAACGGCAGTTTATCGCTTCCTGGTGTTGCAGAAGCTGTTCATGATTCAGATCTTGTCATTAACTTTGGGCCACTCCTTTCTGATTCCAATACTGGTGGTTTGAGTAGAGAAATTAAAGAGGAAAACTTAATTGCTCTTCATCCACTTTACGTCAGTGTTAAAGGGAAATTATACAAAGATATTCAATTTGTGCCTGTTGTCAAGAAGCTTCTACAACGTCTTGACAAGACAAAACTACCAGTTGCTGGGCCCAAGCCTAAAGTCAAGCCACTGGAAGACCCTCCCACTACTCATATCTCTCAAGAGTACCTTGTAAAGGCCCTTTCTAAGTTTGTCAGACCAAAGGATACTGTTGTGGTTGAGTCTGGTACATTCCAGTTTGCCGTACCTGATGCTGATTTCAAGGAAAATACCTCGTTCATCACTCAAATCTTCTACTCATCTATTGGATATGCTCTTCCTGCCGCCCTTGGTGCTGCCATTGCAGCTCGCGAGCGCAATCAGGGTGAGCGTATTGTCCTTGTTGAAGGTGATGGGTCTGCTCAGATGACTATTCAAGAACTGGGTACCATGGTCCGTCACAAGCTGCCTATCACTATTTTCCTTCTCAATAATGATGGTTACTCCATAGAACGTGCCATTTGGGGACCTGAGCAAAAGTATAATGATATTTGCCCAGGATGGAACTGGACTCAACTTCTTTCTGTCTTCGGTGGTAAAGAAGGTGAGACCGTTGCAAATTATAAAGTTACTTCTCGTGAAGAGTTTGAAACCCTTCTTTCTGATAAGAACTTCAATGAGAACACAAATAAGGTTCAGTTGGTAGAAGTTGTTCTTGATGCATTCGATTACCCCTGGTTACTCAAGGCTCAAGTGCAGCGCATGGGCCCGTTTAATGTTAAAAAGGGAATTGAGTATGCAAAGAAGCGTAACGAAATCTAG
- the GSP2 gene encoding Ran GTPase GSP2 (GTP binding protein (mammalian Ranp homolog); involved in the maintenance of nuclear organization, RNA processing and transport; interacts with Kap121p, Kap123p and Pdr6p (karyophilin betas); not required for viability; protein abundance increases in response to DNA replication stress; GSP2 has a paralog, GSP1, that arose from the whole genome duplication; GO_component: GO:0016021 - integral component of membrane [Evidence ISM] [PMID 12192589]; GO_component: GO:0005634 - nucleus [Evidence IEA,IEA]; GO_component: GO:0005634 - nucleus [Evidence IGI,ISS] [PMID 8455603]; GO_function: GO:0005525 - GTP binding [Evidence IEA,IEA]; GO_function: GO:0003924 - GTPase activity [Evidence IEA]; GO_function: GO:0003924 - GTPase activity [Evidence IGI,ISS] [PMID 8455603]; GO_function: GO:0000166 - nucleotide binding [Evidence IEA]; GO_process: GO:0006184 - GTP catabolic process [Evidence IEA]; GO_process: GO:0006886 - intracellular protein transport [Evidence IEA]; GO_process: GO:0006913 - nucleocytoplasmic transport [Evidence IEA]; GO_process: GO:0006997 - nucleus organization [Evidence IGI,ISS] [PMID 8455603]; GO_process: GO:0015031 - protein transport [Evidence IEA]; GO_process: GO:0007165 - signal transduction [Evidence IEA]; GO_process: GO:0007264 - small GTPase mediated signal transduction [Evidence IEA]; GO_process: GO:0006810 - transport [Evidence IEA]): MFDVTSRITYKNVPNWHRDLVRVCENIPVVLCGNKVDVKERKVKAKSITFHRKKNLQYYDISAKSNYNFEKPFLWLARKLVGQPSLEFVASPALAPPEVTVDADLMNKYQQEMEQAAALPLPDEEDADL; encoded by the coding sequence ATGTTTGACGTCACTTCTCGTATCACTTACAAGAACGTTCCTAACTGGCACCGTGATCTTGTCCGTGTCTGTGAGAACATTCCCGTGGTCTTGTGTGGTAACAAGGTCGATGTTAAGGAGAGAAAGGTTAAAGCCAAGAGCATTACTTTCCACCGTAAGAAGAACCTCCAATACTACGATATCTCTGCTAAATCCAACTACAACTTCGAGAAGCCTTTCCTTTGGCTTGCTCGTAAGCTTGTTGGCCAACCTTCTCTTGAGTTCGTCGCTTCGCCTGCCCTTGCTCCTCCTGAGGTCACTGTCGATGCCGACCTCATGAACAAATACCAACAAGAAATGGAacaagctgctgctcttcctCTCCCTGATGAGGAGGACGCTGATCTCTAA
- the ULS1 gene encoding translocase ULS1, whose protein sequence is MYRSLIVSRKSNNPQVKTTLIVAPLSLLRQWERELTVRVRPEHRMKIYIHHSSSTSKLHKTAKEFKEYDVVLTTYNMIGREYKKHFNVDTNGEPVSRVSSPFFEVEWYRIVCDEAQYIKNKTAVSSKGCAALTGDRRWCLSGTPIQNRIEELYSLIKFLKIEPYCNERKFSQEIARGLSKSDRASGRSLTKLRALLKAIMLRRTKDSKIDGKPILNLPPKTIEFAEKLFDEEEDKAYKSLEAKGQEQMNKYLEAGTVEKNYTNILTILLRLRQACCHPKLIEKSKLKQMGDSSKGRQKVEVLERVRDMDSKTVQRIKNVEDFSCPICYDATDTSDLVLLTPCGHHLCAECSPKFFSLKKDPSLGPQGARCSECRGPVYADKTVSYETFDLVHNQGLSDSEIVEVWKLERKHLLNEIKMRRDAVKRRKLEARELDLKMFDSDGEDEGEDKKPDVVSYDVNEVVDELGLAPLFRQGWISSTKIDSCMNQIHEIRRDFPSEKIIVFSQFTSMLDFMEVPLISQGIAFIRYDGSMSGNERNDAIKDFFEQPDMSIMLISLKAGNVGLTLTCASHVIILDPFWNPFVEEQAMDRAHRIGQPLPVHVHRIVIKNTVEDRILELQKKKKNLVGAAMDETGLKKISKLNRSELKFLFGLGGNINQMVDEGEPASSSTVVELDDDDD, encoded by the coding sequence ATGTACAGATCTTTGATTGTCTCAAGAAAGTCAAACAATCCTCAGGTTAAGACGACATTGATCGTGGCTCCTTTGAGTTTACTCAGGCAATGGGAAAGAGAGTTGACTGTTCGAGTTCGACCTGAGCACagaatgaaaatatatatccaCCATTCCTCCTCCACGTCGAAATTACATAAAACGGCTAAGGAATTTAAAGAATATGATGTTGTACTAACAACTTACAATATGATTGGTAGAGAGTACAAGAAACATTTCAATGTCGATACAAATGGAGAGCCTGTATCTAGGGTCTCGTCTCCCTTTTTTGAAGTCGAATGGTACCGAATTGTTTGTGATGAAGCTCAATATATCAAGAATAAAACTGCAGTGAGTTCGAAAGGCTGCGCCGCTTTGACTGGAGATCGAAGATGGTGTCTTAGTGGTACGCCTATTCAAAATAGAATAGAGGAATTATACAGCTTGATAAAATTCCTCAAAATCGAACCCTATTGTAACGAGAGAAAGTTTTCTCAGGAAATTGCGAGGGGATTGAGTAAAAGCGATCGTGCATCTGGCCGTTCATTGACAAAACTAAGAGCCCTGTTGAAGGCTATTATGTTGAGGCGTACTAAGGACTCGAAGATTGATGGCAAGCCCATTCTCAACTTGCCGCCGAAAACTATAGAGTTTGCAGAAAAACtgtttgatgaagaagaagataagGCATATAAAAGCCTAGAGGCCAAAGGACAGGAGCAGATGAACAAATATCTTGAAGCAGGAACTGTCGAGAAAAACTATACCAACATTCTCACGATTTTGTTGCGACTTCGCCAAGCGTGCTGTCACCCCAAGCTGAttgagaaatcaaaattaaAGCAAATGGGTGATTCATCGAAGGGAAGGCAGAAAGTTGAAGTTTTAGAAAGGGTGCGTGACATGGACTCCAAAACTGTACAACGAATAAAGAATGTGGAAGATTTTAGCTGTCCTATCTGCTACGATGCAACCGACACGTCGGACTTAGTTTTGTTAACGCCTTGTGGACATCATTTATGTGCTGAATGCTCTCCtaagtttttttctttgaagaaGGACCCTTCACTTGGACCCCAAGGTGCTAGATGTTCTGAATGTAGGGGTCCTGTATACGCTGATAAGACAGTCAGCTACGAAACTTTCGACTTAGTACATAATCAAGGCCTAAGCGATAGTGAGATTGTGGAAGTCTGGAAATTAGAAAGGAAACATCTTTTGAATGAAATAAAGATGAGAAGAGATGCTGTCAAGAGGCGTAAATTAGAAGCAAGGGAGTTGGACTTGAAAATGTTTGAtagtgatggtgaagatgagggCGAAGATAAAAAGCCTGATGTTGTAAGTTATGATGTTAATGAAGTTGTTGATGAGCTTGGGCTAGCGCCGTTATTTAGGCAAGGCTGGATCAGCTCAACAAAGATTGATTCATGTATGAACCAAATCCATGAGATTCGCAGGGATTTTCCATCTGAAAAGATCATTGTCTTTTCGCAGTTCACTTCCATGTTAGATTTTATGGAAGTACCATTGATTTCCCAGGGTATCGCATTTATTCGCTATGACGGTTCTATGAGTGGTAACGAAAGAAATGATGCTATTAAAGACTTTTTCGAGCAGCCCGATATGTCAATCATGCTCATTAGTTTAAAGGCTGGTAATGTAGGACTGACACTTACTTGTGCCTCTCATGTGATTATACTGGATCCTTTCTGGAATCCTTTTGTGGAAGAGCAGGCCATGGATCGTGCTCACCGAATCGGTCAGCCTCTGCCTGTGCACGTTCATCGAATTGTTATAAAAAATACTGTGGAGGACCGTATCTTAGAAttgcagaaaaagaagaagaacctaGTTGGAGCTGCTATGGATGAAACGGGGTTAAAGAAGATATCGAAACTAAATAGGTCTGAGTTAAAATTCCTCTTCGGTCTCGGTGGTAATATTAACCAAATGGTAGATGAAGGAGAGCCGGCCTCGTCTTCTACTGTTGTAGAGCtcgatgatgacgatgactAG
- the TFB6 gene encoding TFIIH complex subunit TFB6 (Subunit of TFIIH complex; facilities dissociation of the Ssl2p helices from TFIIH; expression levels regulated by Arg5,6p; green fluorescent protein (GFP)-fusion protein localizes to the cytoplasm and nucleus; GO_component: GO:0005737 - cytoplasm [Evidence IEA,IEA]; GO_component: GO:0005737 - cytoplasm [Evidence IDA] [PMID 14562095]; GO_component: GO:0005675 - holo TFIIH complex [Evidence IDA] [PMID 22411836]; GO_component: GO:0005634 - nucleus [Evidence IEA,IEA]; GO_component: GO:0005634 - nucleus [Evidence IDA] [PMID 14562095]; GO_function: GO:0003674 - molecular_function [Evidence ND]; GO_process: GO:0008150 - biological_process [Evidence ND]) — MPSLDNSNESTNIDIDEVEEDSDEEPLHSSIPPREIPSWNTTRRPLSEAQQLKFRTYLDEELMRINGKYIHRLNEPSRGYASLKELIDDLEKVVDLVWYSITTTTNAPDTNSHTSYQTYYLLRIADDFVDYIEGYESDPSPVEMIQFVQKLDAIFTRLLDPQAPTRLTRTDAVRLTSIAERTRIQIAKSVVRGYEMEISQIYSSVLSQP; from the coding sequence ATGCCCAGCTTAGATAATAGCAACGAGTCTACTAATATCGATATTGATGAAGTCGAAGAAGACTCCGATGAGGAACCGTTGCATTCTTCAATTCCTCCACGAGAGATTCCCAGTTGGAATACCACCAGAAGGCCATTGTCTGAAGCCCAGCAACTGAAATTTAGGACATATCTCGACGAGGAGCTAATGCGAATCAATGGGAAATATATACACAGACTGAATGAGCCATCCAGAGGATATGCATCGTTGAAAGAATTGATCGATGACCTTGAAAAAGTAGTTGACTTGGTTTGGTACTCgattaccaccaccaccaatgcACCTGATACGAATTCTCACACAAGCTATCAAACTTATTACCTCCTTCGAATAGCAGACGATTTTGTGGACTATATAGAAGGATACGAATCTGACCCTTCTCCAGTAGAGATGATTCAATTTGTTCAAAAACTTGATGCAATATTTACCAGATTACTGGATCCTCAAGCACCGACCAGGCTAACTAGAACTGACGCAGTTCGGTTGACAAGTATTGCCGAACGAACCCGTATCCAAATAGCTAAAAGTGTGGTAAGAGGTTACGAGATGGAAATAAGCCAGATTTACTCATCTGTCCTGAGTCAGCCTTAA